One region of Kazachstania africana CBS 2517 chromosome 3, complete genome genomic DNA includes:
- the DHR2 gene encoding RNA helicase (similar to Saccharomyces cerevisiae DHR2 (YKL078W); ancestral locus Anc_2.629) yields the protein MSTDNSGRVKKAKTNTKKVHPFNKIGRINNPKIVNFSDKQDESDSDSNHVENHKTLRNKARQLLKIRSALPVFQNKDEIMGHIERNQVTVLIGETGSGKSTQIPQFVLEHLYKVNRKGSIAVTQPRRVAAINLATRVASENGCNVGDRVGYSVRFDNTTSAKTRIKYLTDGMLLRELMMNNSLKEYDTIIIDEAHERTVLTDLILGFLKSLINGPRKDLKIIVMSATLQAKKFSDFFDNAPILFVEGRKFNVSQYYLKERSEDIVDSIIKCCVQINQGEQLGDILCFLPGQEEIDKAVTILNKISEAIHKETKVPLMIAFPLYAALSPAKQALVFAPIKGFKRKVIFSTNVAETSVTISGIKFVVDSGLRKVKVWRHQLGLATLLTVPISQASALQRSGRAGRESEGKCYRLYPEGDFMKLPQQTEPEIARSDITSSVLMLKRYNVNDIINWTWFENPGKEAIIMGLQTLYELGALDDFGKITRRGEQMALLPLQPHLSSVLIRAGETGCLGKVIDIVSCLSVENLLLNPQPEERDEVNERRLSLCTDGKRYGDLIMMKELFDIYFYELDNGTASASERQDWCKELCISYRGFKNVVKVREQLRMYCKKLFNSSDLIDDVDTRRVGGNNDEVAQILKCFLSGFSKNSAIGMPDRSYRTVTTGETISVHPSSILFLNKSCPAIMYTEFVFTTKGYARNVSRIELAWLQETLHNSTPVVKQKIAK from the coding sequence ATGAGTACCGACAATAGTGGTAGGGTAAAAAAGGCAAAGACTAATACCAAAAAAGTACATCCTTTCAATAAGATCGGTAGGATCAataatccaaaaattgttaattTTAGTGATAAGCAAGATGAAAGTGATTCCGATTCTAATCATGTGGAAAACCACAAAACTCTGAGGAATAAAGCAAGGCAACTACTCAAAATAAGATCAGCATTGCCCgtctttcaaaataaagatgaaataatGGGacatattgaaagaaatcaaGTTACTGTGCTTATTGGTGAAACTGGTTCTGGTAAGTCGACACAAATTCCTCAGTTTGTGCTGGAACATTTATATAAGGTTAACAGAAAGGGATCTATTGCTGTGACACAACCTCGTCGTGTTGCTGCCATAAATTTAGCAACACGTGTGGCTAGTGAAAATGGTTGCAATGTTGGAGACAGAGTGGGCTATTCTGTGAGATTTGATAATACTACCAGTGCAAAGAcaagaataaaatatcttACCGATGGTATGCTACTTAGAGAATTAATGATGAACAATTCCTTGAAAGAATATGATACTATAATTATTGATGAAGCCCATGAAAGAACAGTTCTAACAGATTTAATCTTAGGGTTTTTAAAGTCTCTCATTAATGGTCCAAGAAAAGatctaaaaataattgtCATGTCTGCCACATTACaggcaaaaaaatttagcgACTTCTTCGATAATGCACCAATCTTATTCGTTGAAGgtagaaaatttaatgtGTCACAGTACTACCTGAAAGAGCGCTCTGAAGATATTGTAGATAGTATCATAAAGTGTTGCGTACAAATTAATCAAGGTGAGCAGCTAGGTGACATTTTATGTTTTTTACCTGgccaagaagaaattgataaagCAGTAACTatattgaacaaaataaGCGAAGCCATCCacaaagaaacaaaagtTCCATTGATGATAGCATTTCCATTGTATGCTGCATTGTCTCCTGCAAAGCAAGCGCTAGTTTTTGCCCCAATTAAAGGTTTTAAAAGGAAGGTAATTTTCAGTACCAATGTTGCTGAAACTTCTGTCACCATATCAGGAATAAAATTTGTTGTGGATTCTGGACTTCGCAAAGTTAAAGTTTGGAGGCATCAATTAGGTTTAGCCACTTTATTAACGGTACCAATATCGCAAGCCAGTGCTCTGCAGAGAAGTGGTAGAGCAGGTAGAGAAAGTGAAGGTAAATGTTACAGACTATATCCTGAGGGAGACTTCATGAAATTACCGCAACAAACAGAACCTGAAATTGCTCGTAGCGATATTACATCCTCTGTCTTAATGCTAAAAAGATATAACGTCAACGATATTATTAATTGGACCTGGTTCGAGAATCCGGGAAAGGAAGCCATTATTATGGGTTTACAGACATTGTACGAACTTGGCGCTTTGGATGACTTTGGTAAAATTACTAGACGTGGGGAACAAATGGCTCTCCTACCGCTCCAACCTCATTTAAGTAGCGTCTTGATTAGGGCAGGCGAGACTGGGTGTTTAGGAAAGGTCATTGACATTGTTTCCTGTTTGAGTGTCGAAAATTTGTTGCTTAATCCACAACCTGAAGAACGGGATGAAGTCAATGAACGTCGTTTATCTCTGTGTACGGATGGTAAGAGATATGGTGATTTGATTATGATGAAAGAACTTTttgatatatatttttatgaaTTAGACAATGGAACAGCATCTGCTTCAGAAAGGCAAGATTGGTGTAAAGAATTGTGTATATCATACCGTGGATTCAAAAACGTTGTGAAGGTAAGAGAACAATTAAGGATGTATTGtaaaaaacttttcaacTCTTCTGATTTAATAGATGATGTGGATACAAGGAGAGTTGGTGGAAATAACGATGAAGTTGCTCAGATTTTAAAATGTTTCTTGAGTGGGTTCTCTAAGAACAGTGCCATTGGTATGCCTGATAGATCGTATCGTACAGTAACAACCGGTGAGACCATAAGTGTTCATCCgtcttcaattcttttcttaaacAAATCATGTCCTGCTATAATGTACACTGAATTTGTATTCACTACCAAAGGTTATGCAAGAAATGTTAGCAGGATCGAACTTGCGTGGTTACAAGAGACTTTACATAACAGCACTCCTGTTGTTAAACAGAAAATAGCTAAATAA
- the SEN15 gene encoding Sen15p (similar to Saccharomyces cerevisiae SEN15 (YMR059W); ancestral locus Anc_2.625), with product MSVDRDSIEWLVQTNLLHFQKWKNVEVQDRSLSWKDRKIKLLKGSPPQSSSEDNLDENGTIEEYILPVSLSQYNEQYLTLECLDEVYKQLCDPFTERLLLAIVNDDGTIVFYYIYKGIHGPGKV from the coding sequence ATGAGCGTTGACAGAGATTCAATCGAATGGCTAGTGCAGACCAACCTACTTCATTTCCAGAAATGGAAGAACGTGGAAGTTCAGGACAGAAGTTTATCGTGGAAAGATAGGAagatcaaattattgaaaggAAGTCCGCCCCAATCTTCCAGCGAAGATAACCTCGATGAGAATGGCacaattgaagaatatatCTTACCTGTAAGCTTATCTCAATATAATGAACAATATCTCACTTTGGAGTGTCTCGACGAAGTGTACAAGCAATTATGTGATCCGTTTACTGAACGATTACTTTTGGCAATAGTCAACGATGATGGAACAATTGTCTTCTATTACATATACAAGGGTATTCATGGCCCCGGTAAAGTCTAA
- the PSG1 gene encoding Psg1p (similar to Saccharomyces cerevisiae YKL077W; ancestral locus Anc_2.624): MKFGSFLLMAAALNLANAAREVIRPKADKETTSEELKPWLRTIYSTKAEIVTPTVIAGVTFSAKPAATPDPLEPWVSLNKDGSPKTIKPELKNGRTKNPHPEYSTYFQTASVRTFSYEELKAHNMDPNDVYEEEVFIDEDKTYVSLNPIIRCTPERYFMKGSANDISSQPFCTPRENTSWKVGKTYFVSWFTRFFEDEFSGEVVENVRVHLSYVKEKASEKGFHKRDIPATFFSSEWLKNVDGMYGIEIDGDWLQGQYERKIVVSVQPSNIPDEEFNPLENGVLLYMIQGSKVSKYSKEELALQDAGISNDKWYYVALSIPTMVIFALVCIYFFLHYNGKYRDFSDVTQAALGKRHRVLGEVSKMKKFRKMKNHKYSELPSYNEKSSKQH; encoded by the coding sequence ATGAAATTTGgttcttttcttctcatGGCAGCGGCGTTAAACCTTGCCAATGCCGCTAGAGAAGTGATCCGTCCAAAGGCAGATAAAGAGACAACATCAGAAGAGTTAAAACCCTGGCTGCGTACCATTTATTCGACAAAGGCCGAAATTGTGACACCAACAGTCATAGCTGGTGTTACTTTTTCTGCAAAACCTGCTGCAACTCCTGATCCATTAGAGCCATGGGTTTCTCTAAATAAAGATGGTTCGCCAAAAACTATAAAGCCAGAGCTAAAGAATGGTCGTACTAAGAACCCACATCCTGAATATTCCACATACTTCCAGACAGCCAGCGTCCGTACTTTCTCCTATGAGGAACTGAAGGCGCACAACATGGATCCTAACGATGTatacgaagaagaagtgtTCATTGATGAAGACAAGACGTACGTTTCACTGAACCCGATCATCAGATGCACACCAGAACGTTATTTCATGAAAGGTTCAGCAAATGATATCTCAAGTCAACCATTTTGTACACCACGTGAAAACACCAGTTGGAAAGTTGGTAAAACCTATTTTGTTTCATGGTTCACAAGATTTTTCGAAGATGAGTTTTCTGGTGAAGTTGTAGAGAATGTTCGTGTCCACTTATCTTATGTCAAAGAAAAGGCTTCAGAAAAGGGTTTCCACAAGAGGGATATCCCAGCCACCTTTTTCTCATCTGAATGGCTAAAGAACGTTGACGGTATGTACGGCATTGAGATTGACGGGGATTGGTTACAGGGCCAATACGAACGTAAAATTGTGGTATCTGTACAACCATCAAACATTCcagatgaagaattcaatCCATTAGAAAATGGTGTCCTATTATATATGATTCAAGGCTCAAAAGTTTCTAAATATTCAAAGGAAGAATTGGCCTTACAGGATGCTGGCATCAGCAATGACAAATGGTATTATGTGGCTTTGAGTATCCCTACCATGGTGATCTTCGCCCTAGTGTGCATTTACTTCTTCTTACACTATAACGGCAAATATAGAGATTTTTCTGACGTTACCCAGGCTGCTTTAGGTAAGAGGCATCGTGTTCTTGGTGAAGTTTCcaaaatgaagaagttcaggaaaatgaagaacCATAAGTATTCTGAGCTACCAAGTTACAACGAGAAGTCTAGTAAACAGCACTAG
- the AAN1 gene encoding Aan1p (similar to Saccharomyces cerevisiae YKL075C; ancestral locus Anc_2.623), translated as MTSILPGSAELQGNDCTCEHCTETKRHELSQRRSRRNIKRRRAPSFIFNRDMDIEGSNYDVITSVAYLSEKYGLRKTHYISKFIRCIHRKINRDVSRISDKYTDQLSPWAKSKLFLLLVTLSERGGPEYWLDKDEHGSAAEKKATDSSKDPKKSTKKKNERDVTSEERFPTLTERIIQQNINQDFNESSYDENYVFSSIWANFMEGLINHYLEKIIVPHSEMKVCQQLYKPMMKIISLYNEYNELMEKSERNGFLPVTEEVNEGSDAILDPTSKDSEKNDIVTQERLQRAQKLLWQARQDIPKTISKELTLLSEMYSTLSADEQDYELDEFVCCAEEYIELEFLPSLLNVLFKNCGNKAFWKVLLVLEPFFYYIEDAGADDDDEGNENTRVIQKNDNVKETFKPDPRVITLEKICEVAARQKWI; from the coding sequence ATGACTTCTATATTACCAGGATCGGCTGAACTGCAGGGCAATGATTGCACTTGTGAACATTGCACAGAGACAAAAAGACATGAACTCAGTCAAAGGAGGAGTAGACGCAATATTAAAAGACGTAGAGCCCCTtcctttatttttaatagaGATATGGACATTGAAGGATCCAATTACGATGTCATTACCTCTGTCGCATATCtaagtgaaaaatatggTCTAAGGAAAACCCACTATATCAGCAAGTTTATTAGATGTATCcatagaaaaattaataggGATGTCAGTAGGATCAGCGACAAATATACTGATCAATTGAGTCCGTGGGctaaatcaaaattgtttcttttattaGTTACATTGTCTGAAAGAGGTGGCCCAGAATACTGGTTAGATAAAGATGAGCATGGTTCTGCTGCTGAGAAAAAAGCTACTGATAGTAGCAAAGATCCAAAGAAGagtacaaagaaaaaaaatgagaGGGACGTTACAAGTGAAGAGCGTTTTCCTACATTAACTGAAAGAATCattcaacaaaatatcaacCAAGACTTCAATGAATCGTCGTACGATGAAAACTATGTGTTTTCTTCGATATGGGCTAACTTTATGGAAGGCCTAATCAATCACTATctggaaaaaataattgtaCCACATTCTGAGATGAAAGTCTGCCAACAGTTATATAAAccaatgatgaaaataatatcattatacaatgaatataatgaatTGATGGAGAAAAGTGAACGTAACGGCTTTCTGCCAGTTACTGAAGAGGTGAATGAGGGTTCAGATGCTATATTAGATCCAACCTCTAAGGatagtgaaaaaaatgatattgtGACTCAAGAAAGATTACAAAGAGCTCAGAAATTGCTATGGCAAGCACGTCAAGATATACCAAAGACAATAAGCAAAGAGCTTACCCTCTTGTCCGAAATGTACTCCACGTTATCAGCAGATGAACAAGACTACGAGCTGGACGAGTTTGTTTGTTGTGCAGAAGAATACATAGAATTGGAGTTTTTACCATCGTTACTGAATgtacttttcaaaaattgtggGAACAAGGCCTTTTGGAAGGTTTTATTAGTTTTGGAACCATTTTTCTATTACATCGAGGACGCAGGTGctgatgacgatgatgaagggaatgaaaatacaagagtcattcaaaaaaatgacaatgTAAAGGAAACTTTCAAACCGGATCCAAGAGTAATAACGCTAGAAAAGATTTGTGAAGTTGCAGCAAGACAAAAGTGGATTTAA
- the MUD2 gene encoding Mud2p (similar to Saccharomyces cerevisiae MUD2 (YKL074C); ancestral locus Anc_2.619) yields MSENRTLESLRAKIIASLGKKDENSTKEHVLNQNSTYNRQPPSGPRASVPPRNDAPAFPSGPSNRYHSSSQQRDPYQDMRGQTDWAAYRHEEDMKASRYRTRNRDQREQSYSGSRYENRGDNKWQRQGTRYNNSNYGNNRGDYGRANLNYNQQNYENRRTNYRYHQTRPNGPFAGNKEVYENFSASTLNSKLIVKGITVDDVENLKSALKTFMDGQQQDFKMENFFFHEPLRTAIVDFNSAECTTMVFSCRSFFNKRASLLTTTWYRPNGYVEQIDSLNPKCGSNVIALEELNEDNVSEILKSKNITNCQIFPLNYLDKESNAVPTGCCLLVFDKLDDAILKKLSPLKWFKPNESETLKQTVSSLNFGTLKQKVKEKYVSQSKVLVLLNCVDPVDLKEMDFVKIVEEKLTTILKEDVEMTKIVQPSVNYRLNFEHVKEHAGNIYVKFITPEAALKAMERISGTQFNGRTILTAFVNENDFDTPKVLL; encoded by the coding sequence ATGTCTGAAAATAGAACTTTAGAATCGTTAAGAGCTAAAATTATTGCTTCACTAGGcaaaaaagatgaaaactCAACTAAAGAGCATGTTTTGAATCAGAATTCCACATACAACAGACAACCCCCATCTGGTCCAAGGGCCAGTGTGCCGCCAAGAAATGATGCTCCGGCTTTCCCAAGCGGTCCTTCAAATCGTTATCACAGCAGTTCCCAGCAGAGAGATCCATATCAGGATATGAGAGGTCAAACCGACTGGGCGGCTTATCGACACGAGGAAGATATGAAAGCTAGTAGATATAGAACTCGGAATAGGGACCAAAGAGAGCAGAGTTATTCTGGCTCCAGATACGAGAATAGAGGGGATAACAAATGGCAACGCCAAGGTACGAGATACAACAATAGTAACTATGGCAATAATAGAGGTGACTACGGTAGGGCCAACCTCAATTATAATCAGCAAAATTatgaaaatagaagaacTAACTATCGCTACCATCAAACAAGACCGAATGGTCCCTTTGCTGGAAATAAAGAAGTATATGAGAACTTTTCAGCATCTACGTTGAATTCTAAGCTCATAGTAAAAGGTATTACCGTTGACGAcgttgaaaatttgaaaagtgCATTAAAGACATTTATGGATGGTCAACAACAGGATTttaaaatggaaaattttttcttccatgAACCTTTACGCACTGCTATCGTTGATTTTAATTCTGCTGAATGCACAACTATGGTCTTTAGCTGTCGATCTTTTTTTAACAAGAGAGCAAGTTTACTAACAACGACTTGGTACAGACCCAACGGATACGTGGAACAAATTGACAGCCTAAATCCAAAATGTGGTAGTAATGTCATTGctttagaagaattgaatgaagacAACGTTTCCGAGATTTTAAAGtctaaaaatattacaaattgTCAAATATTTCCCTTGAACTATCTAGATAAGGAAAGTAATGCGGTTCCAACAGGGTGCTGTTTGTTAGTTTTCGACAAGCTAGATGATGCAATTCTAAAGAAGCTCTCACCATTGAAATGGTTCAAGCCAAACGAAAGTGAAACACTGAAGCAAACTGTTTCCTCTCTTAATTTCGGAACTCTGAAGCAAAAGgttaaagaaaaatatgtttCTCAGTCAAAAGTACTAGTATTGTTAAATTGCGTTGACCCAGTGGATTTGAAAGAGATGGACTTTgtcaaaattgttgaagaaaaactAACTACCATCTTGAAGGAGGACGTAGAGATGACTAAGATTGTTCAACCTAGTGTAAATTACAGGCTAAACTTCGAGCATGTCAAGGAGCACGCAGGAAACATATATGTAAAATTTATTACACCGGAGGCTGCTTTAAAGGCCATGGAGAGGATATCGGGCACTCAATTTAACGGAAGAACCATTTTGACCGCATTTGTAAACGAGAATGATTTTGATACACCAAAAGTGCTACTATAG
- the LHS1 gene encoding Hsp70 family chaperone LHS1 (similar to Saccharomyces cerevisiae LHS1 (YKL073W); ancestral locus Anc_2.618), whose protein sequence is MSSFTRRIKIISVILLCISSVFAAVLGIDYGQQNIKAMVVSPQAPLEMVLTPESKRKDISGLAIKSLGDNGDIERFYGSAVGSISTRFPQYSLLHLRPLLGKTIDDTEVIDLYLKEHPGVNITKTSRNSLAIDVDGVEYPIEELVAMNIQELASRANALLKEKDSKTRDFVEQFTISIPEYYNQNQRNALLDVGTLLENSEGTFLINDGISVAINYALNIRDFEPGLSHYYVIYDMGSGSTKATLIRIEQPLNETKPLQIEVGGYGYDSNLGGTIITLEVADMIEDTLLEKYPKINRKDLQSDLRAKAKIIQAAEKAKLVLTVNAESSVSIESVIADLDFRSVVTKEELEKRLSRFSSNIVNPLNQALDDQFWDEDITISQLNGILLTGGSTRVPYVQQTLLDIVDEDKLLKSVNADESTVNGVTVRGIKLFEAFKTKPLNVTERSFYAYSVSVDGSSDRECVFNAGDVFPATSSMFVPVEDNEDGLSLALYENDEIINELAIDELKTFDAKDCPYGFAYNVTFQLTPMRTFIVDSVQGLCLQIEKEMEGASEVVTNNTKLNTIAYPSYSESNPTITALTSKERLVYANRLKELNLQDKKRFQLQEAKNLLEGTLYDTRNFITEEEVVTNGPATQLSTLSNLVEKYLEWLEDEADDASKSDINKRRKEIISLRDKIEVYLSAVGEPLDMEQFEGLLKNATVLSEKYVKENDTLEDAFAQLEEKIPSTILDVRKEYENIQLPSSMSKTIADWEGTLNMLNDAIASIQKLVGSSSFEKLDREELYEMKRGFESIIQIAEEKLTARMSAHEYRVREVNSLHQKKLRAQRRKAEKEKKSLEEAGKKSSTGESISEMDGVHMTSSSSSESITSSITTETGILHDEL, encoded by the coding sequence ATGTCCAGTTTTACTAGACGTATTAAAATCATTTCTGTGATTTTGCTCTGCATTTCGAGCGTTTTCGCTGCCGTCTTGGGGATCGATTATGGtcaacaaaatattaaagCAATGGTTGTTTCACCTCAGGCACCATTGGAAATGGTTCTTACTCCCGAATCTAAACGTAAAGATATATCTGGTTTGGCTATAAAAAGTCTCGGAGATAATGGTGACATTGAAAGGTTTTATGGTTCTGCCGTCGGATCAATAAGTACAAGATTCCCACAATACTCGTTACTTCATTTAAGACCATTATTAGGTAAGACTATCGATGATACTGAGGTCattgatttatatttaaaagAGCATCCTGGTGTTAATATAACGAAAACCTCGAGAAACTCTTTGGCCATCGATGTCGATGGCGTCGAATATCCAATCGAAGAACTTGTCGCCATGAACATTCAAGAACTAGCCTCAAGGGCAAATGCAttattaaaagaaaaggatTCGAAAACTAGAGATTTTGTAGAACaatttacaatttcaattcctGAATACTATAACCAAAATCAACGTAATGCTTTGTTAGATGTCGGCACTCTATTAGAAAATTCAGAGGGAACATTTTTAATCAATGATGGTATTTCAGTTGCAATTAACTACGCCTTGAACATTCGCGATTTCGAGCCTGGTCTATCTCACTACTACGTTATCTATGATATGGGTAGTGGCTCTACCAAGGCCACACTCATTCGTATTGAACAACCTTTGAACGAGACAAAACCATTACAGATTGAAGTTGGTGGTTACGGTTATGATTCCAACTTAGGAGGCACAATTATTACTTTGGAAGTAGCAGATATGATTGAGGATACGTTGTTAGAAAAATACCCTAAAATTAATAGGAAAGACCTTCAATCTGATTTAAGAGCAAAGGCTAAGATTATTCAAGCCGCAGAAAAGGCTAAGTTAGTATTGACAGTTAACGCCGAGTCTTCTGTAAGTATCGAATCCGTCATTGCCGACTTAGATTTCAGAAGTGTGGTAACTAAGGAAGAGCTTGAAAAGAGATTAAGCCgtttttcatcaaatatcGTAAATCCATTAAATCAAGCGCTCGATGATCAGTTTTGGGATGAAGATATAACTATTTCCCAGTTAAATGGTATACTTTTAACTGGTGGTTCAACTCGTGTGCCATATGTACAACAAACCTTATTAGATATTGTTGACGAAGACAAACTCTTGAAGAGTGTTAATGCAGATGAATCTACGGTGAATGGTGTCACTGTAAGAGGTATAAAATTATTCGAAGCCTTCAAAACGAAGCCCCTCAATGTTACTGAGCGTTCTTTCTACGCTTACAGTGTTAGTGTGGATGGATCTTCTGATAGAGAGTGCGTTTTCAACGCTGGCGACGTTTTTCCAGCAACATCATCTATGTTTGTCCCTGTTGaggataatgaagatggaTTAAGTTTGGCTTTGTATGAAAATGACGAGattattaatgaattaGCGATTGAcgaattgaaaactttcGATGCTAAGGACTGTCCATATGGTTTTGCTTACAATGTTACCTTCCAACTCACTCCTATGAGGACATTCATTGTAGATTCTGTACAAGGATTATGTTTGCAAATTGAGAAGGAAATGGAAGGTGCATCAGAAGTTGTCACCAATAatacaaaattgaataCGATTGCTTACCCATCGTATTCTGAATCTAATCCTACAATCACTGCTTTAACTTCCAAGGAAAGGCTTGTGTATGCAAACAGACTTAAAGAATTGAACCTCCAGGACAAGAAAAGATTCCAATTACAAGAAGCCAAAAACTTACTTGAAGGTACTTTATACGATACAAGAAACTTTATTACTGAGGAAGAAGTTGTTACGAATGGACCAGCCACTCAATTAAGCACACTTTCCAATCTAgtagaaaaatatttggaatgGCTGGAAGATGAAGCGGATGATGCATCAAAAAGCGATATCaacaagagaagaaaagagattATTTCACTAAGAGACAAAATAGAAGTATACTTAAGTGCCGTTGGTGAGCCACTTGACATGGAACAGTTTGAAGGTTTGCTCAAGAATGCAACAGTCCTATCAGAAAAATatgtaaaagaaaatgatacaTTGGAGGATGCATTTGCTCagttagaagaaaaaattccTAGCACCATCTTAGATGTTCGAAAAGAGTACGAAAATATCCAACTTCCTTCATCGATGTCTAAAACTATTGCTGACTGGGAAGGTACTTTAAATATGCTAAATGATGCAATAGCAAGTATCCAGAAGCTCGTAGGATCATCATCATTCGAGAAACTAGACCGTGAAGAATTATATGAGATGAAGCGTGGCTTTGAATCAATTATACAGATAGCAGAAGAAAAGTTAACTGCCAGGATGAGCGCCCATGAATATCGTGTCAGAGAAGTTAATTCTTTACACCAAAAAAAGCTGCGTGcacaaagaagaaaggcagaaaaggaaaagaaaagccTAGAAGAGGCTGGAAAGAAATCTTCGACGGGGGAGTCGATCTCTGAAATGGATGGCGTACATATGACGAGttcgtcttcttcagaAAGCATCACCTCGAGTATTACCACAGAAACAGGCATTTTACATGATGAATTATGA